One stretch of Mangifera indica cultivar Alphonso chromosome 9, CATAS_Mindica_2.1, whole genome shotgun sequence DNA includes these proteins:
- the LOC123224916 gene encoding probable inactive purple acid phosphatase 16 isoform X3, with amino-acid sequence MMAKETSHLGIISFINLFLLYSHAIFILCYDDHLRTTAETDLRVGESSGSFKIGIFADLHFGENAWTDWGPRQDINSVRVMSTVLDHETPADFVIYLGDVITANNIPIANASLYWDQAMSPTKARGIPWASVFGNHDDAPFEWPLEWFSAPGIPQLLCPVANSSHSGQGDCGFKGTHRMELMKKEIDYNVLSHSGIGPKDLWPSISNYVLQVSSSNDPVKAVAYMYFLDSGGGSYPEVISSAQAEWFQLKSQEINPDSRPCVGSMNRESVTPQEAEMGIMKILVRRHSVKAVFVGHDHGLDWCCPYHKLWLCYARHTGYGGYGNWPRGARIVEITEDPFSIKSWIRMEDGLVHSEVILS; translated from the exons ATGATGGCGAAAGAAACGAGCCATTTGGGAATAATATCCttcattaatctttttttattatactcACACGCCATCTTCATTCTCTGTTACGATGATCATCTCCGAACAACCGCGGAAACTGATTTGAGAGTAGGAGAAAGTAGTGGAAGTTTCAAGATTGGTATTTTTGCTGACTTGCATTTCGGAGAGAACGCGTGGACTGATTGGGGTCCTCGCCAGGATATCAACTCTGTCAGAGTTATGTCTACTGTACTTGACCATGAAACTCCTG CAGATTTTGTCATATACCTTGGAGATGTCATTACTGCCAACAACATACCAATTGCAAATGCAAGCTTGTATTGGGATCAAGCAATGTCTCCGACAAAAGCAAGGGGCATACCATGGGCTAGTGTGTTTGGAAACCATGATGATGCACCATTTGAGTGGCCGCTAGAGTGGTTTTCAGCCCCTGGAATTCCGCAACTTCTCTGCCCTGTGGCCAATTCATCACATTCAG GTCAAGGAGATTGTGGCTTCAAAGGCACACATCGTATGGAGCtaatgaagaaagaaattgatTATAATGTGCTATCACATTCTGGAATTGGGCCTAAAGATCTATGGCCAAGTATTTCTAATTATGTTCTCCAGGTCTCATCATCAAATGATCCTGTGAAAGCTGTGGCCTATATGTACTTTTTAGATTCTGGTGGTGGCTCATACCCAGAAGTTATATCAAGTGCCCAAGCAGAATGGTTCCAGCTTAAATCTCAAGAGATTAATCCTGATTCAAG GCCTTGTGTGGGTTCAATGAATAGGGAAAGTGTCACTCCACAAGAAGCTGAAATGGGTATAATGAAAATTCTCGTCCGAAGGCATTCTGTCAAG GCAGTGTTTGTTGGACACGACCATGGATTGGACTGGTGTTGCCCCTATCACAAACTCTGGCTTTGCTATGCTAGACACACTGGCTATGGTGGCTATGGAAATTGGCCTAGAGGGGCTAGAATTGTGGAGATCACTGAAGATCCTTTCTCTATTAAATCATGGATAAGGATGGAAGATGGACTTGTACATAGTGAAGTCATCTTGAGTTGA
- the LOC123224916 gene encoding probable inactive purple acid phosphatase 16 isoform X2, whose translation MMAKETSHLGIISFINLFLLYSHAIFILCYDDHLRTTAETDLRVGESSGSFKIGIFADLHFGENAWTDWGPRQDINSVRVMSTVLDHETPDFVIYLGDVITANNIPIANASLYWDQAMSPTKARGIPWASVFGNHDDAPFEWPLEWFSAPGIPQLLCPVANSSHSGQGDCGFKGTHRMELMKKEIDYNVLSHSGIGPKDLWPSISNYVLQVSSSNDPVKAVAYMYFLDSGGGSYPEVISSAQAEWFQLKSQEINPDSSVPEIVFWHIPSKAYKKVAPYFGIHRPCVGSMNRESVTPQEAEMGIMKILVRRHSVKAVFVGHDHGLDWCCPYHKLWLCYARHTGYGGYGNWPRGARIVEITEDPFSIKSWIRMEDGLVHSEVILS comes from the exons ATGATGGCGAAAGAAACGAGCCATTTGGGAATAATATCCttcattaatctttttttattatactcACACGCCATCTTCATTCTCTGTTACGATGATCATCTCCGAACAACCGCGGAAACTGATTTGAGAGTAGGAGAAAGTAGTGGAAGTTTCAAGATTGGTATTTTTGCTGACTTGCATTTCGGAGAGAACGCGTGGACTGATTGGGGTCCTCGCCAGGATATCAACTCTGTCAGAGTTATGTCTACTGTACTTGACCATGAAACTCCTG ATTTTGTCATATACCTTGGAGATGTCATTACTGCCAACAACATACCAATTGCAAATGCAAGCTTGTATTGGGATCAAGCAATGTCTCCGACAAAAGCAAGGGGCATACCATGGGCTAGTGTGTTTGGAAACCATGATGATGCACCATTTGAGTGGCCGCTAGAGTGGTTTTCAGCCCCTGGAATTCCGCAACTTCTCTGCCCTGTGGCCAATTCATCACATTCAG GTCAAGGAGATTGTGGCTTCAAAGGCACACATCGTATGGAGCtaatgaagaaagaaattgatTATAATGTGCTATCACATTCTGGAATTGGGCCTAAAGATCTATGGCCAAGTATTTCTAATTATGTTCTCCAGGTCTCATCATCAAATGATCCTGTGAAAGCTGTGGCCTATATGTACTTTTTAGATTCTGGTGGTGGCTCATACCCAGAAGTTATATCAAGTGCCCAAGCAGAATGGTTCCAGCTTAAATCTCAAGAGATTAATCCTGATTCAAG CGTTCCTGAGATAGTTTTTTGGCATATACCAAGTAAAGCTTATAAGAAAGTGGCTCCATATTTTGGAATCCACAGGCCTTGTGTGGGTTCAATGAATAGGGAAAGTGTCACTCCACAAGAAGCTGAAATGGGTATAATGAAAATTCTCGTCCGAAGGCATTCTGTCAAG GCAGTGTTTGTTGGACACGACCATGGATTGGACTGGTGTTGCCCCTATCACAAACTCTGGCTTTGCTATGCTAGACACACTGGCTATGGTGGCTATGGAAATTGGCCTAGAGGGGCTAGAATTGTGGAGATCACTGAAGATCCTTTCTCTATTAAATCATGGATAAGGATGGAAGATGGACTTGTACATAGTGAAGTCATCTTGAGTTGA
- the LOC123224916 gene encoding probable inactive purple acid phosphatase 16 isoform X1 yields MMAKETSHLGIISFINLFLLYSHAIFILCYDDHLRTTAETDLRVGESSGSFKIGIFADLHFGENAWTDWGPRQDINSVRVMSTVLDHETPADFVIYLGDVITANNIPIANASLYWDQAMSPTKARGIPWASVFGNHDDAPFEWPLEWFSAPGIPQLLCPVANSSHSGQGDCGFKGTHRMELMKKEIDYNVLSHSGIGPKDLWPSISNYVLQVSSSNDPVKAVAYMYFLDSGGGSYPEVISSAQAEWFQLKSQEINPDSSVPEIVFWHIPSKAYKKVAPYFGIHRPCVGSMNRESVTPQEAEMGIMKILVRRHSVKAVFVGHDHGLDWCCPYHKLWLCYARHTGYGGYGNWPRGARIVEITEDPFSIKSWIRMEDGLVHSEVILS; encoded by the exons ATGATGGCGAAAGAAACGAGCCATTTGGGAATAATATCCttcattaatctttttttattatactcACACGCCATCTTCATTCTCTGTTACGATGATCATCTCCGAACAACCGCGGAAACTGATTTGAGAGTAGGAGAAAGTAGTGGAAGTTTCAAGATTGGTATTTTTGCTGACTTGCATTTCGGAGAGAACGCGTGGACTGATTGGGGTCCTCGCCAGGATATCAACTCTGTCAGAGTTATGTCTACTGTACTTGACCATGAAACTCCTG CAGATTTTGTCATATACCTTGGAGATGTCATTACTGCCAACAACATACCAATTGCAAATGCAAGCTTGTATTGGGATCAAGCAATGTCTCCGACAAAAGCAAGGGGCATACCATGGGCTAGTGTGTTTGGAAACCATGATGATGCACCATTTGAGTGGCCGCTAGAGTGGTTTTCAGCCCCTGGAATTCCGCAACTTCTCTGCCCTGTGGCCAATTCATCACATTCAG GTCAAGGAGATTGTGGCTTCAAAGGCACACATCGTATGGAGCtaatgaagaaagaaattgatTATAATGTGCTATCACATTCTGGAATTGGGCCTAAAGATCTATGGCCAAGTATTTCTAATTATGTTCTCCAGGTCTCATCATCAAATGATCCTGTGAAAGCTGTGGCCTATATGTACTTTTTAGATTCTGGTGGTGGCTCATACCCAGAAGTTATATCAAGTGCCCAAGCAGAATGGTTCCAGCTTAAATCTCAAGAGATTAATCCTGATTCAAG CGTTCCTGAGATAGTTTTTTGGCATATACCAAGTAAAGCTTATAAGAAAGTGGCTCCATATTTTGGAATCCACAGGCCTTGTGTGGGTTCAATGAATAGGGAAAGTGTCACTCCACAAGAAGCTGAAATGGGTATAATGAAAATTCTCGTCCGAAGGCATTCTGTCAAG GCAGTGTTTGTTGGACACGACCATGGATTGGACTGGTGTTGCCCCTATCACAAACTCTGGCTTTGCTATGCTAGACACACTGGCTATGGTGGCTATGGAAATTGGCCTAGAGGGGCTAGAATTGTGGAGATCACTGAAGATCCTTTCTCTATTAAATCATGGATAAGGATGGAAGATGGACTTGTACATAGTGAAGTCATCTTGAGTTGA